One window from the genome of Megalobrama amblycephala isolate DHTTF-2021 linkage group LG4, ASM1881202v1, whole genome shotgun sequence encodes:
- the si:dkey-220k22.3 gene encoding uncharacterized protein si:dkey-220k22.3 isoform X1, whose product MDTARAARAHIIWTSIALVLILIATCLTYIFMSKVSGCQRIKNVNDSTIESMFRHQVSQEKWLLKACNHTDNRLVWDDEWEAHKSRGESILDQNRTWIVVREKGVYLVYVQANFELKPQKDTEKLNLLVELNYGEKTEIFTAAHDTRVVNGNTSIDAKLNTFLLMYMQSTNQLSVRAYPSNLVNYNARPFSTFITIIKWADDW is encoded by the exons ATGGATACAGCACGCGCAGCTAGAGCGCATATTATCTGGACATCGATAGCTTTGGTCCTCATTTTAATCGCAACATGCTTGACATATATCTTCATGTCGAAG GTGTCTGGATGCCAAAGAATTAAAAACGTGAATG actCCACAATAGAAAGTATGTTCAGACATCAAGTCTCTCAAGAAAAATGGCTTCTAAAAG CTTGCAATCACACAGATAACCGTTTGGTTTGGGATGATGAGTGGGAGGCCCACAAGAGTCGGGGTGAGAGCATTCTGGACCAAAACAGAACGTGGATAGTTGTACGAGAGAAAGGGGTTTACCTGGTCTACGTACAGGCGAACTTTGAGCTAAAGCCACAGAAGGATACTGAAAAACTCAATCTTTTAGTGGAACTCAATTATGGTGAGAAAACGGAGATTTTTACAGCCGCACATGACACTCGGGTGGTGAATGGCAACACGTCTATAGATGCAAAGCTCAACACTTTCCTTCTGATGTACATGCAATCGACAAACCAGTTATCAGTCAGAGCATATCCAAGCAATTTGGTGAACTATAATGCACGACCCTTCTCCACCTTCATCACTATCATAAAATGGGCAGACGACTGGTAG
- the si:dkey-220k22.3 gene encoding uncharacterized protein si:dkey-220k22.3 isoform X2 produces MLDIYLHVEDSTIESMFRHQVSQEKWLLKACNHTDNRLVWDDEWEAHKSRGESILDQNRTWIVVREKGVYLVYVQANFELKPQKDTEKLNLLVELNYGEKTEIFTAAHDTRVVNGNTSIDAKLNTFLLMYMQSTNQLSVRAYPSNLVNYNARPFSTFITIIKWADDW; encoded by the exons ATGCTTGACATATATCTTCATGTCGAAG actCCACAATAGAAAGTATGTTCAGACATCAAGTCTCTCAAGAAAAATGGCTTCTAAAAG CTTGCAATCACACAGATAACCGTTTGGTTTGGGATGATGAGTGGGAGGCCCACAAGAGTCGGGGTGAGAGCATTCTGGACCAAAACAGAACGTGGATAGTTGTACGAGAGAAAGGGGTTTACCTGGTCTACGTACAGGCGAACTTTGAGCTAAAGCCACAGAAGGATACTGAAAAACTCAATCTTTTAGTGGAACTCAATTATGGTGAGAAAACGGAGATTTTTACAGCCGCACATGACACTCGGGTGGTGAATGGCAACACGTCTATAGATGCAAAGCTCAACACTTTCCTTCTGATGTACATGCAATCGACAAACCAGTTATCAGTCAGAGCATATCCAAGCAATTTGGTGAACTATAATGCACGACCCTTCTCCACCTTCATCACTATCATAAAATGGGCAGACGACTGGTAG